In Aliivibrio fischeri, the sequence TGATCGTTACCATCACCACCAAGTAGCAAATCGTTACCGTGTTGGCCATCGATCACATCATCGCCAGCCCCACCTAGTGCGAAATCATCTCCGGCTCCACCTTGAATAACATCATCCCCTGCATCACCTTGAAGTTCATCGTTTCCTTCACCTCCATAGAGTTGATCGGCACCAACGCCTCCAAGGAGTAAATCATCACCGGTATCACCATAAAGCACATCGTTGCCATCATCACCAATGATAATGTCATTACCATCACCACCTTCAATACGATCATGACCTAATTCACCAAGCAAGGTGTCATTACCTTCATTACCAAAAAGAGTATCGTCACCATCACTACCTAATAACGTGTCAGCACCATCACCACCATGCAATTCATCATTGCCACTACCACCGATTAAAACATCATTACCTTCACCACCAAATAGACGATCATCATTGATATCGCCATCTAAGAAGTCATCTCCAGCTCCACCAATTAATAAATCAGATCCTTGCTGTCCAAAGATCGTATCATCGCCTTTTCCACCATCAATGAGATCGTCGTAAATGTTATGTGCAATGAATTCAACAGATTCAATATCAGTGAGTACATCACCATTAGGATCTTTTATAATAAAATTAATAACTTGATTATCATTCACTTCATCAGCAGTAAAACTAATATCCAGTTCAATTTCACCGTTTTCATTTACTGGTGCTTGAACTGTCTTGATTACACTGCCATTTTGATCTGTCAATTCAATCGTGGCTGTGGTTAATACTGAATTGAGTGTAAATTTTGTTGTTATATTACCGACATCATCCACTAAATAATTACCTAGTCGAGCACCATGGGTAATTTCTTCTGTCGCTACACTTTCAGTGGCATTAAATTGATAAACAGACTGTGATACACCCCAAGAGTCATCATTAGGTGGTGTATTTGAAACCTCCGATGAATGTTGGTCAGATGCATACTCTACATCGCCAAAAACAGTATCCTTTCCTTCACCACCAGAAATAACATCACTACCTTCACCTCCAGCAATATGATCATCTCCAGATAAACCTTCAACTTGATCACTACCTGACTTAGCATTTACGTTATCATCTTCTGATGTTCCCGTGATCGTATCGTTATATTTGGTTCCTTCCATTCTGACCTCTCTGTTATTAATAACAATGATATTAATTAGTAATAAGCGACCATAAACTGCATGGCAGTTATATTAGAATAGGAATAAATAAGTGGATATCCAGAGAGAATAGGTAAAAGTAATTCAGTTAAAATGAAAAAGAGTAAGAAAGAGAAATAGAACCATCAACAAATCGACCAGTTCCTTCACCTCTTTCAGATGAGTTCCATCGATTTCCTGAATAATTATTATATTGAAGAGTAATGGTTCCTGGACGCCAATCAAAATAACCAAAACCATAGGTATAATCTGGATTCCATGGCTGTTGTTGATTTTTATCTAAATAATAAAAAGCAGTACCATTAATATACCAATTACCAAAAATAGAATATTTGCACCCTAATGATAATGTTTTATGCCCATTTAAATATTCAGTTGTTGCTAAATTAAAGTATTCATGTGTGTAATTAAAATTTACCTGACAACCAATACTTCCCTCTGATGTAAACGTAAACCAATCGACAAATGGCTCAACTATAGGAAACTTCCACCCAAGAGACCATGTACCTTGATTAAAATAAGTCACTGACTCACCATCCTTCGGATTGAATCTATTTCCACCATAATTAGCATACACCAAACTTAACGTATAAGGCCGCCAATCACTGTATCCAAAGACATAAGTAAAATCAGGATTCCATACTTGTTGTTGTTCTTGGTCTATATAATAGTATGCAGTACCAGAAATAAACCAACTACCCAAAATACTGTATTTCAATGATAGTGTAGCGGTTTGATTTGTGTTTGTCGGCCCAGTTGTCGCTCCTACTGGTATATTGGCGGGAGAGGTTTCTAGAAGAGGGTAATGGTAACCAACATTTCCACTTAAACCGTGAAAAAAACCTTGCTCATCTTCCATTGCTTAATTGGAAAATAAAATGAACTTTGCACACCATTCCATATGTGATCCGCTTCTGTTGCTATCGATTCTGAAGTGGATCTCTGCGTAGTAATCACAGGTGATATCGGCGCATTTTTATGTTTTGCACTATTAGATAAGAATTCGTCCGCTAACGTTAAAAATGGAAAAAAGAAAAACAGAAAAAAAACAAAGAACAACAAACTGATATATCAATTTTGCTACTTTTTAAGCTCATCAAATTAGGCATCCATCCATAGATAAATCAGCAGTAGGTAAATAAGCTTTTAATACAAAATAAAGCTTATTTACTAATCTAGGATAGATTGATTATAAAAACCAATTACACAACTGCTTGCTTTGATTTTTCCTTATCAAACCAACGCTGTAAAGCTTTTGGAGACATAATGTTTGGGTCTCCCAGTTGATGGTCCTCTGCATTAACTAATTCTGGAGGTAATGTATTTATGATTAACTCTAAATCTTTGTGAGACTTAACTTCTTTATCAAACACTGCAGCCATTTCATTACTATGAAGAGCATTTCTTGCTCTCACTGCTTTCACCAAACCACCAAGTAAGGTATACCAAGTTGTCATTGGACCTTGTGTAATCGATGCCGATTCTTCTGCTGAATCAATAAAGGCAAATGGAACGGTTGTAATCGATTTATTTTTTTCCATAGCAGCAAGAATCCAATCAGTATCAAATGAAAAATCGTATACTGTCGGTGCCTTTAATATATCACTCAAAGCATCTTGCCCATATAATTTAAAAGCAGCTTGAGTGTCTTTAATCCCTTGACTGAATATCTGAACCCCTATCATGCGCTGCATATGGCGTAATGTTTTTATACCAACTCCCCAACGCTCTTCCTGCTTAACTAAAATAGAATCCTTATGCTTACGGTTACCTAGTACAACTTCTGCTTTTTTCTCAGCATAAGGTGCAAGTAATAAACCAATTTGTCCTAAATGAACCGAGTTATCGGCATCCGTATAAACAACGCAATCAACACCATCTTCAAGAGCTTTTTGGCACCCTAAAATAATAGCTCCTCCTTTTTTTGAATCGTTAACATCAACTAAATTTTTTAAAGGTCCCTCTGTAGTAGGAATCGCATCACTTAGTTTCATAATATGAATTTGAGACTCTGATGAAAGTTGCGAAACCATTTTTTTAGCAATGGTATAACTTCCATGAGGGCATCCATCATCAACCGGATACAAAGTCCAGCTAACATTAGTACCTTTTGTTATCCAATTTAATTGGTCTATTTTAGTAAGTAACGAATTTTCACCATTTGGGTTATGTTTTGATTTTTTATTTAATCGATGATGTTCTCCCCACATAGCAAAGACAACTCCTACACTTAGCGGTGTCGATATATTTAATATTAATCGGCGAGACTCAACTAATTTAACAGCTAGTCTAAACATTAATGGAGCAGACTCGGCATCAACAAAATTGTTAAATTCAGAAATCGATATATGTTCAAAAGAAATAAGCTTATCTGCCAATAATAATAATTTATTCTGATCTTTTTCACAGGTTAGATCAAACGTGTTATCTGAATTAGAAATAATATCTGAAATGATTTTTCTATCCATGGTTTAGTCTTCCTTTTAGTTATTGAAATAACATATTTAAAAAAACATAGGAAAGAGAAATATAAAAAACCATTAATAAAAAAAATAAGTACTTCTGCCTTGAATCGTTGTTTTTATGTCCTAGGCTAGATAAAAGCATTCAATCGTATGTTTGAGTTAAGGCTATGGGAAAGGATACCAATGGAATACATTTTAGTTGTAGATGATGACCCCGTCAGTCTTTTATTTATGTCCTCACTACTAAAACGTTGTGGTTATCAGGCTATATCCGCTAAAAATGGACTTGAAGCCATGATTATTTTACAAGATAACCCTCAAATACAATTTGTATTAAGTGACTGGATAATGCCAGAAATGGATGGCATTGAATTATGTAAACGATTGAAAGAAATAGCATTTGATCGCTATATTTTCTTTGTTTTATTATCAGGTAAAAATGACCAGCACTCTATAATTAACGGAATAAACGCTGGTGCAGATGATTTTATTGTTAAAGGTACTGATGCTAAAGAGCTAGAAGCTCGTGTAAAAGCAGGCTTTCGCACACTAGAACTACACAATAAAATAATCGAAAAAAACCAAGAATTGGACTCAGCTTACGCAACAATACGCAAAGATCTTGATTCTGCTGGCGATCTTATACGTCAATTATTACCAACCCAAACCAACTTTATTGGCGTGGAATTAAATTATATTTCCATACCCAGTGCACAAATTGGAGGAGATATGTTGGGATACATGCAGTTGGATCCTGATCATCTCGCTTTTTATCTTTTTGATGTCGCAGGACACGGTGTGTCATCTGCATTAATGTCTTTTTCAGTTCAACAAAGTTTATCTGTCATTGACGGACCATCATCAATAGTAAAAGACACTCAAAATCGAATTATTCCTCCAGAAGAAGTGATTAATAAACTTAATAAACTCTATATCAGTGACGATAAGATCCAACTTTATTTCACCATGATTTATGCCGTACTAAATGTCAAAACTGGCGTAATACATTACTGTTCAGCAGGCCATCCTCCGCTAGTTTGGCTACACAATGTTACGAAAAAAGCTGAGTTAATTGGTCATGAGAACTTTGTTGTTGGTGCTTTTGATTTTGTTGATTACCAATCATCGCAAATACAACTAGAACCAAACGATAAAATCTGGTTGTACTCAGATGGAATAACTGAGGCGGAAAACAAACCAAAAACGAAACAATTTACCGAAAATGGGCTTAGAAAAGCCATTATGGACATTCACAATCACCCAACCCATTTACAAACTGAACTGCTCGTTAATCGAGTAAGAACTTGGCAAGAATCAAACTTATTTGATGATGATGTTAGTGTTCTTGCTGTTGAGTGGAAAGGCTATTCAAAACAAGAGGATGACTCATGCAATACGAAATTAACAACCAAGGTAAATGCACAGTTTTTCAGATAAATGAAGAACGATTTGATGCAAAATTAGCACCTCAATTTCGTAAAGAAGCCGAGGAACTATTAAGCCAAATAGGTGACCATCTCATTCTTGATCTTGGCAGTGTCAAATTCATGGATAGCAGTGGGCTTGGTGCTATTATGGGCGTATATAAATTATGTAGAGGAAAAAC encodes:
- a CDS encoding glycosyltransferase; this encodes MDRKIISDIISNSDNTFDLTCEKDQNKLLLLADKLISFEHISISEFNNFVDAESAPLMFRLAVKLVESRRLILNISTPLSVGVVFAMWGEHHRLNKKSKHNPNGENSLLTKIDQLNWITKGTNVSWTLYPVDDGCPHGSYTIAKKMVSQLSSESQIHIMKLSDAIPTTEGPLKNLVDVNDSKKGGAIILGCQKALEDGVDCVVYTDADNSVHLGQIGLLLAPYAEKKAEVVLGNRKHKDSILVKQEERWGVGIKTLRHMQRMIGVQIFSQGIKDTQAAFKLYGQDALSDILKAPTVYDFSFDTDWILAAMEKNKSITTVPFAFIDSAEESASITQGPMTTWYTLLGGLVKAVRARNALHSNEMAAVFDKEVKSHKDLELIINTLPPELVNAEDHQLGDPNIMSPKALQRWFDKEKSKQAVV
- a CDS encoding fused response regulator/phosphatase; translation: MEYILVVDDDPVSLLFMSSLLKRCGYQAISAKNGLEAMIILQDNPQIQFVLSDWIMPEMDGIELCKRLKEIAFDRYIFFVLLSGKNDQHSIINGINAGADDFIVKGTDAKELEARVKAGFRTLELHNKIIEKNQELDSAYATIRKDLDSAGDLIRQLLPTQTNFIGVELNYISIPSAQIGGDMLGYMQLDPDHLAFYLFDVAGHGVSSALMSFSVQQSLSVIDGPSSIVKDTQNRIIPPEEVINKLNKLYISDDKIQLYFTMIYAVLNVKTGVIHYCSAGHPPLVWLHNVTKKAELIGHENFVVGAFDFVDYQSSQIQLEPNDKIWLYSDGITEAENKPKTKQFTENGLRKAIMDIHNHPTHLQTELLVNRVRTWQESNLFDDDVSVLAVEWKGYSKQEDDSCNTKLTTKVNAQFFR
- a CDS encoding calcium-binding protein, with amino-acid sequence MEGTKYNDTITGTSEDDNVNAKSGSDQVEGLSGDDHIAGGEGSDVISGGEGKDTVFGDVEYASDQHSSEVSNTPPNDDSWGVSQSVYQFNATESVATEEITHGARLGNYLVDDVGNITTKFTLNSVLTTATIELTDQNGSVIKTVQAPVNENGEIELDISFTADEVNDNQVINFIIKDPNGDVLTDIESVEFIAHNIYDDLIDGGKGDDTIFGQQGSDLLIGGAGDDFLDGDINDDRLFGGEGNDVLIGGSGNDELHGGDGADTLLGSDGDDTLFGNEGNDTLLGELGHDRIEGGDGNDIIIGDDGNDVLYGDTGDDLLLGGVGADQLYGGEGNDELQGDAGDDVIQGGAGDDFALGGAGDDVIDGQHGNDLLLGGDGNDQLSGNEGNDQLFGELGDDTVIGGLGDDALYGDDGDDHLIGGEGNDQLYGGQGSDTLEGGSGDDVIHANQGDDIINSGDGDDFIYAGSGNDLIDSGDGADTIFGEIGDNTIQSGEGNDTIYTDFGDDIIDSGTGDDLVFAGSGINQITTGEGPILFILKVVLTLLILVLVTILCIQVMGKTEY
- a CDS encoding STAS domain-containing protein, translated to MQYEINNQGKCTVFQINEERFDAKLAPQFRKEAEELLSQIGDHLILDLGSVKFMDSSGLGAIMGVYKLCRGKTVSVVHLQKPVEDLLKLTRMNRLIPNYSTLEDAMLTSA